One genomic segment of Paraburkholderia caffeinilytica includes these proteins:
- a CDS encoding ATP-binding cassette domain-containing protein: MIRFNQFSLARGTKPLFENTTFTLNPGEKAGLVGANGAGKSTLFAVLLGELHADGGDFSIPPTWQIAHVAQETPAADKTALAYTLDGDAALRSIEARIAEASAAHDGAAEGEAHAAFADADGYTAPARAEALLLGLGFTLDQTREPVSSFSGGWRMRLNLAQALMCRSDLLLLDEPTNHLDLDAIVWLEDWLHRYPGTLIVISHDREFLDSVCNVTLHLEYQQIKRYGGNYSQFEILRAQQIALQQSAYEKQRRTVEHLQSYINRFKAQATKARQAQSRVKALEKMELIAPAHASSPFTFEFRTPDSAPNPMMVMEDVRCGYRGEDGEIPIVDHVMLSIQNGQRIGLLGANGQGKSTLIKTLAGTLEALGGHVREGKGLRIGYFAQHQLETLRADDTPLQHLARLAPDTREQELRDFLGSFNFSGEMATAKIAPFSGGEKARLALALIIWQKPNLLLLDEPTNHLDLETRHALTMALAQFEGTLILVSHDRHLLRATTDVFMLVAKHRLQEFDGDLDDYRDWLLQHAAEQRAALKAGAASNGADSANGADNGVNRKEQRRLEAETRQKLAHLKKPLQGRITKIEKEMDALNAEKATLDAFVVDPASYEPEQKSKLTEAIRRQADVNARLETLEAEWLETHEELEQIG, from the coding sequence GTGATCCGCTTTAACCAGTTCAGCCTCGCGCGCGGCACCAAGCCGCTCTTCGAAAACACTACGTTCACCCTCAATCCCGGCGAGAAAGCGGGCCTGGTGGGGGCGAACGGCGCGGGCAAATCGACGCTGTTTGCCGTGCTGCTCGGCGAACTGCATGCGGACGGCGGCGATTTTTCGATCCCGCCGACCTGGCAGATCGCCCACGTCGCGCAGGAAACGCCCGCCGCGGACAAGACCGCGCTCGCCTACACGCTCGACGGCGACGCCGCCTTGCGCAGCATCGAAGCACGCATCGCCGAAGCCTCGGCCGCGCATGACGGCGCCGCCGAAGGCGAAGCGCACGCCGCGTTCGCCGACGCCGACGGCTACACCGCGCCCGCCCGCGCCGAGGCGCTGCTGCTCGGCCTCGGCTTCACGCTCGATCAGACGCGCGAGCCGGTCAGCAGCTTCTCGGGCGGCTGGCGCATGCGGCTGAATCTGGCGCAGGCGCTGATGTGCCGCTCCGATCTGCTGCTGCTCGACGAACCGACCAACCACCTGGATCTCGACGCGATCGTCTGGCTGGAAGACTGGCTGCACCGGTATCCGGGCACGCTGATCGTGATCTCGCACGACCGCGAATTTCTCGATTCGGTCTGCAACGTCACGCTGCATCTGGAGTATCAGCAGATCAAGCGTTACGGCGGCAACTACTCGCAGTTCGAAATCCTGCGCGCGCAACAGATCGCCTTGCAGCAAAGCGCGTACGAGAAGCAACGGCGCACGGTCGAGCATCTGCAGAGCTACATCAACCGTTTCAAGGCGCAGGCCACCAAGGCGCGTCAGGCGCAAAGCCGTGTGAAGGCGCTCGAAAAGATGGAGTTGATCGCACCGGCGCATGCGTCTTCGCCGTTCACGTTCGAATTCCGTACGCCCGATTCCGCACCGAATCCGATGATGGTGATGGAAGACGTGCGCTGCGGCTATCGCGGTGAGGACGGCGAAATTCCGATCGTCGACCACGTGATGCTGTCGATCCAGAACGGTCAGCGCATCGGCCTGCTCGGCGCGAACGGCCAGGGCAAATCGACGCTGATCAAGACGCTCGCCGGCACGCTCGAAGCCCTCGGCGGCCATGTGCGCGAAGGCAAGGGTCTGCGCATCGGCTACTTCGCGCAGCATCAGCTCGAAACATTGCGTGCGGACGACACGCCGCTGCAGCATCTGGCGCGTCTCGCACCGGATACGCGCGAACAGGAATTGCGCGACTTCCTCGGCAGCTTCAACTTTTCCGGCGAAATGGCGACCGCGAAAATCGCGCCCTTCTCGGGCGGCGAAAAAGCCCGTTTGGCGCTCGCGCTGATCATCTGGCAAAAGCCGAACCTGCTGCTGCTCGACGAACCGACCAACCACCTGGATCTCGAAACACGTCACGCGCTGACCATGGCGCTCGCGCAATTCGAGGGCACACTGATTCTGGTGTCGCACGACCGGCATCTGCTGCGCGCCACGACCGACGTGTTCATGCTGGTCGCGAAGCATCGTCTACAGGAGTTCGACGGCGATCTCGACGACTACCGCGACTGGCTGCTCCAACATGCCGCGGAACAACGCGCGGCGCTGAAAGCGGGCGCGGCGTCGAACGGCGCGGATAGCGCGAATGGCGCAGACAACGGCGTCAATCGCAAGGAACAACGCCGTCTCGAAGCGGAAACGCGTCAGAAGCTCGCACACCTGAAAAAGCCGCTGCAAGGCCGCATCACCAAGATCGAAAAGGAGATGGACGCGCTCAACGCTGAAAAGGCGACGCTCGATGCATTCGTCGTCGATCCGGCCAGTTACGAGCCCGAGCAGAAGAGCAAACTGACGGAGGCAATCCGCCGTCAGGCAGATGTGAACGCGCGCCTCGAAACACTCGAAGCCGAATGGCTCGAGACTCACGAGGAACTCGAACAAATTGGCTAG
- a CDS encoding CaiB/BaiF CoA transferase family protein — protein sequence MKGLRVLDLTRLLPGPVAALRLAELGAEVLKIEAPGAGDPTRTMMQSSGDRVAGRAGAFYRLVNRGKRETRLDLKSAAGRNVLRALAAEADVLIESFRPGVMERLGIGYETLRALNPRLVYCAISGYGASGPFVDHAGHDLNYIGYAGVLDQLADRDGTPILPNFQIADLLGGALSAVTQILAALWHVSRGGEGRFVDVSMTHVTHAHNIVAQVALANEGAAPAAGAGLLNGGVPCYNLYRTLDNRWLAVGALELKFWETLCMALDRPEWATRHWSLGQAIGGPDATALIQELADLIGKRPLEEWVLLLESLDCCVSPVLTPAEAAQHPLFNREAYAAMYEEQNGNSGGDEAAISSRSPTKHD from the coding sequence CTGAAAGGCCTGCGCGTGCTGGACCTGACGCGCCTGCTGCCGGGTCCGGTGGCCGCCTTGCGGCTTGCAGAACTCGGCGCCGAGGTGCTGAAGATCGAGGCGCCCGGTGCGGGCGACCCCACCCGCACGATGATGCAGTCGTCCGGCGACCGCGTGGCAGGCCGAGCCGGCGCGTTTTACCGGCTCGTGAATCGCGGCAAGCGCGAGACGCGCCTCGACCTCAAATCGGCAGCGGGACGCAACGTATTGCGCGCACTGGCTGCCGAAGCGGATGTGCTGATCGAAAGTTTCCGCCCCGGCGTGATGGAGCGCCTCGGCATCGGCTACGAAACCTTGCGCGCGCTCAATCCACGGCTGGTCTACTGCGCGATCAGCGGTTACGGCGCGAGCGGTCCATTTGTCGACCATGCCGGTCACGATCTGAACTACATCGGCTACGCGGGTGTGCTCGATCAGCTGGCGGACCGTGACGGCACGCCGATTCTGCCGAATTTCCAGATTGCCGACCTGCTCGGCGGCGCATTGAGTGCGGTGACGCAGATTCTCGCCGCGCTATGGCATGTGTCGCGCGGCGGCGAAGGCCGCTTCGTCGACGTATCGATGACGCACGTCACGCATGCGCACAACATCGTCGCGCAAGTGGCGCTCGCCAACGAGGGCGCCGCGCCGGCGGCAGGCGCCGGTCTGCTGAACGGCGGCGTGCCCTGCTACAACCTGTACCGGACCCTCGACAACCGCTGGCTTGCGGTCGGCGCGCTCGAGCTGAAGTTCTGGGAAACGCTGTGCATGGCGCTGGACCGGCCCGAATGGGCGACGCGCCACTGGAGTCTCGGCCAGGCGATCGGCGGCCCCGACGCCACCGCCTTGATTCAGGAATTGGCCGACCTGATCGGCAAGCGCCCGCTGGAGGAATGGGTACTGCTGCTGGAATCGCTGGACTGCTGCGTCTCGCCGGTGCTGACCCCGGCGGAAGCCGCGCAGCACCCGCTGTTCAACCGCGAGGCGTACGCGGCGATGTATGAAGAGCAGAACGGAAACAGTGGCGGGGACGAGGCCGCCATATCGTCCAGGTCGCCGACGAAGCACGACTAA
- a CDS encoding DUF2866 domain-containing protein, with amino-acid sequence MKQSYETAAERPMQVRGCRVSEPIRQPWGGACRIVEWIDTTGQISRRVVAEDVTAAEVRATINRHVEGRKHVLYDDEKTPRQVLPRQTAARR; translated from the coding sequence TTGAAACAGTCATACGAAACCGCGGCCGAGCGGCCAATGCAGGTGCGCGGCTGCCGCGTCTCCGAGCCTATTCGCCAGCCTTGGGGCGGCGCTTGCCGGATTGTCGAGTGGATCGACACGACTGGGCAGATTTCGCGCCGGGTAGTGGCTGAAGATGTCACTGCCGCCGAAGTGCGCGCGACGATCAACCGTCACGTGGAAGGCCGCAAGCATGTCCTGTACGACGACGAAAAAACGCCGCGGCAGGTTTTGCCGCGGCAGACAGCGGCGCGGCGCTGA
- the radA gene encoding DNA repair protein RadA, with amino-acid sequence MAKQKTLYICNECGGQSPKWAGQCPSCNAWNTLVESVAETPSTHRFQSLAKSAPVRRLADIEASDVPRFSTGVSEFDRVLGGGLVPGGVVLIGGDPGIGKSTLLLQSLAEIAADKRALYISGEESAAQIALRAQRLSLLEPGSKASELQLLAEIQLEKIQATIADQRPDVAVIDSIQTVYSDALTSAPGSVAQVRECAAQLTRIAKQSGTTIIMVGHVTKEGALAGPRVLEHIVDTVLYFEGDTHSSYRLVRAIKNRFGAVNELGVFAMTERGLRGVANPSALFLSQHEQSVPGSCVLVTQEGTRPLLVEVQALVDAANAPNPRRLAVGLEQNRLAMLLAVLHRHAGIACFDQDVFLNAVGGVKITEPAADLSVLLAIHSSMRNKPLPKGLVVFGEVGLAGEIRPSPRGQDRLKEAAKLGFSVAVIPKANAPKQPIEGLQVVAVERIEQAIDRVRTLE; translated from the coding sequence GTGGCTAAACAGAAGACGTTGTACATCTGCAATGAATGTGGCGGCCAATCGCCGAAGTGGGCCGGACAGTGCCCGTCATGCAATGCGTGGAACACGCTGGTGGAGTCCGTCGCGGAGACACCCTCCACGCATCGCTTCCAGTCGCTCGCGAAAAGTGCGCCGGTGCGGCGTCTCGCCGACATCGAAGCGTCCGACGTGCCGCGTTTTTCGACCGGCGTCAGCGAATTCGACCGCGTGCTCGGCGGCGGTCTCGTGCCGGGCGGCGTGGTGCTGATCGGCGGCGATCCGGGCATCGGCAAATCGACGCTGCTGCTGCAGTCGCTCGCGGAAATTGCCGCGGACAAACGCGCGCTTTATATCAGCGGCGAAGAATCGGCCGCGCAGATTGCGTTGCGCGCACAACGACTTTCGTTGCTGGAACCCGGCTCGAAGGCCAGCGAGCTGCAACTGCTGGCGGAAATCCAGCTCGAGAAAATTCAGGCGACCATTGCCGATCAGCGGCCGGACGTCGCGGTGATCGACTCGATTCAAACCGTTTATTCCGACGCGCTGACCTCGGCGCCGGGTTCGGTCGCGCAGGTCCGCGAGTGCGCGGCGCAATTGACGCGCATCGCCAAACAGTCGGGCACCACGATCATCATGGTCGGCCACGTGACCAAGGAAGGCGCGCTCGCCGGACCGCGCGTGCTCGAGCACATCGTCGACACCGTGCTGTACTTCGAGGGCGACACGCATTCGTCGTACCGCCTGGTGCGCGCGATCAAGAACCGCTTCGGCGCGGTCAACGAACTCGGCGTGTTCGCGATGACCGAACGTGGTTTGCGCGGCGTCGCCAATCCGTCGGCGCTGTTTCTGTCGCAGCACGAGCAATCCGTGCCGGGGTCGTGCGTGCTGGTGACGCAGGAAGGCACGCGGCCGCTGCTGGTCGAAGTGCAGGCGTTGGTGGATGCAGCCAACGCGCCCAATCCGCGGCGCCTTGCGGTGGGGCTGGAGCAGAACCGGCTGGCGATGCTGCTGGCGGTGCTGCACCGGCACGCCGGCATTGCCTGTTTCGACCAGGACGTGTTCCTGAACGCGGTGGGCGGCGTGAAGATCACTGAGCCCGCTGCCGATCTCTCCGTGCTGCTCGCGATCCATTCTTCGATGCGCAACAAGCCGCTGCCCAAGGGGCTCGTCGTATTCGGCGAAGTGGGCCTTGCCGGCGAAATCCGGCCGTCGCCGCGCGGTCAGGATCGTCTCAAGGAAGCGGCCAAGCTGGGCTTTTCGGTCGCGGTCATTCCGAAGGCCAATGCCCCGAAACAACCGATTGAAGGCTTACAAGTTGTTGCGGTGGAACGGATCGAACAGGCTATCGATCGGGTCCGCACGCTTGAATAG
- the alr gene encoding alanine racemase, whose product MPRPLSATIHTAALANNLAVARRYAPKSKVWAVVKANAYGHGLARAFPGLRATDGFGLLDLEEAVKLRELGWAGPILLLEGFFRPTDIDVIDRYSLTTALHSDEQLRMLEMARLSKPVNIQLKMNTGMNRLGYTVEKFRSAWERARACQGVGQITLMTHFSDADGERGVAHQMEAFERGAQGIAGARSLSNSAATLWHPEAHFDWIRPGIIMYGASPSGVTAAIAGTGLQPAMTLASELIAVQTLAEGNTVGYGSAFKARGAMRIGVVACGYADGYPRVAPEGTPVIVDGVRTRIVGRVSMDMLTVDLTPIPTANVGSRVELWGAALPIDDVAQACGTIGYELMCAVAPRVPVRAE is encoded by the coding sequence ATGCCGCGCCCCCTCTCAGCCACGATTCATACCGCCGCACTCGCCAATAATCTCGCCGTCGCCCGGCGTTATGCGCCGAAATCCAAGGTCTGGGCCGTCGTCAAGGCCAATGCCTATGGGCACGGCCTCGCGCGTGCTTTTCCGGGCTTGCGCGCAACCGACGGCTTTGGTCTTCTGGACCTCGAAGAGGCAGTGAAGTTGCGTGAATTGGGCTGGGCCGGCCCGATTCTGTTGCTCGAGGGCTTCTTCCGACCGACCGATATCGACGTGATCGACCGCTACAGCCTGACCACGGCGCTGCACTCGGACGAACAGTTGCGCATGCTCGAGATGGCGCGCCTGTCCAAGCCCGTCAATATCCAGTTGAAGATGAACACCGGCATGAACCGCCTCGGTTACACGGTGGAAAAATTCCGCTCGGCGTGGGAGCGCGCGCGGGCCTGCCAGGGCGTCGGCCAGATCACGTTGATGACGCATTTCTCCGATGCCGACGGCGAACGCGGCGTCGCGCATCAGATGGAAGCGTTTGAGCGCGGCGCGCAAGGCATTGCCGGCGCGCGCAGCCTCTCGAATTCGGCGGCCACGTTGTGGCATCCGGAAGCCCACTTCGACTGGATCCGTCCGGGCATCATCATGTACGGCGCGTCACCCTCGGGCGTGACGGCCGCGATCGCGGGCACCGGCCTGCAACCGGCCATGACGCTCGCCTCCGAACTGATCGCCGTGCAGACGCTCGCCGAAGGCAATACGGTCGGCTATGGCTCGGCGTTCAAGGCGCGCGGGGCGATGCGCATCGGCGTGGTGGCCTGCGGTTACGCTGACGGTTATCCGCGAGTCGCGCCGGAAGGCACGCCGGTGATCGTCGACGGCGTGCGTACGCGGATCGTCGGACGGGTGTCGATGGACATGCTGACGGTCGACCTGACGCCGATCCCGACCGCCAATGTCGGCTCGCGCGTCGAGCTGTGGGGCGCGGCCCTGCCGATCGACGACGTTGCGCAGGCGTGCGGCACGATCGGCTACGAGCTGATGTGCGCGGTGGCGCCGCGGGTGCCGGTGCGCGCGGAGTAA
- the lplT gene encoding lysophospholipid transporter LplT, translating into MKKGFYTIMAAQFFSSLADNALLIAAIALLKDLHAPNWMTPLLKLFFVLSYVVLAAFVGAFADSRPKGHVMFVTNTIKVVGCITMLVGAHPLFAYGIVGFGAAAYSPAKYGILTELLPPDRLVAANGWIEGTTVGSIILGTVLGGALISPHIAAPILRQHIPAVNTPAEAAMLVIMAIYVIAALFNLRIPDTGARYPKQERGPIRLVTDFADCFLALWRDKLGQISLAVTTLFWGAGATLQFIVLKWAEVSLNMSLSEAAILQAVVAVGVAVGAIYAASRVPLKKSLTVLPVGIMMGIAVMLMAFYTRDLFPTHWGLYFGRVHVPGYLIVAYIFLMVVGGLSGFFVVPMNALLQHRGHVLLSAGHSIAVQNFNENLSVLVMLCLYAVLVWLDVPVTAVIVLFGTFVCLMMWLVMRRHQANQRAFDSVALIGEVKH; encoded by the coding sequence ATGAAAAAAGGTTTTTACACCATCATGGCCGCGCAGTTTTTTTCGTCGCTGGCCGACAATGCGCTTCTGATCGCTGCTATCGCACTGCTGAAAGATCTCCACGCCCCCAACTGGATGACGCCGCTGCTCAAGCTGTTCTTTGTGCTGTCGTACGTCGTTCTGGCCGCCTTCGTGGGTGCCTTCGCCGACTCCCGGCCGAAGGGACACGTGATGTTCGTCACCAATACCATCAAGGTAGTCGGCTGCATCACGATGCTGGTCGGCGCGCACCCCCTGTTCGCCTATGGCATCGTGGGTTTCGGCGCGGCGGCCTACTCGCCCGCCAAATACGGCATTCTCACCGAACTGCTGCCGCCTGACCGGCTGGTCGCGGCAAACGGCTGGATCGAAGGCACCACGGTCGGCTCGATCATTCTCGGCACCGTGCTCGGCGGCGCGCTCATCAGCCCGCACATTGCCGCACCGATCCTCAGGCAGCACATCCCCGCCGTCAACACGCCCGCTGAAGCAGCGATGCTGGTGATCATGGCCATCTACGTGATCGCGGCGCTCTTCAATCTGCGCATTCCCGACACCGGCGCGCGCTATCCGAAACAGGAGCGCGGCCCGATCAGGCTGGTCACCGATTTCGCCGACTGCTTTCTCGCGCTGTGGCGTGACAAGCTCGGTCAGATCTCGCTCGCCGTCACCACGCTGTTCTGGGGCGCCGGCGCGACGCTGCAATTCATCGTGCTGAAGTGGGCCGAGGTGTCGCTGAACATGTCGCTTTCGGAAGCCGCCATTCTGCAAGCGGTGGTCGCAGTCGGCGTGGCGGTCGGCGCGATCTACGCAGCCTCGCGCGTGCCGTTGAAGAAGTCGCTGACGGTACTGCCGGTCGGCATCATGATGGGCATCGCCGTGATGCTGATGGCCTTCTACACGCGCGACCTGTTCCCCACGCATTGGGGCCTCTACTTCGGCCGTGTGCATGTGCCGGGCTACCTGATCGTCGCGTATATCTTCCTGATGGTCGTCGGCGGCCTGTCGGGCTTTTTCGTCGTGCCGATGAATGCGCTGCTCCAGCATCGCGGCCACGTGTTGCTGTCGGCGGGTCACTCGATTGCCGTGCAGAACTTCAACGAAAATCTCTCGGTGCTCGTGATGCTGTGCCTGTACGCCGTGCTGGTGTGGCTCGACGTGCCTGTCACGGCGGTGATCGTGCTATTCGGCACCTTCGTCTGCCTGATGATGTGGCTCGTGATGCGGCGCCACCAGGCGAATCAGCGCGCGTTCGACTCGGTCGCGCTGATCGGCGAAGTCAAGCACTGA
- the thiD gene encoding bifunctional hydroxymethylpyrimidine kinase/phosphomethylpyrimidine kinase: MTQPIPNVLTIAGSDSGGGAGIQADLKAFSALGAYGASVITALTAQNTRGVTAIHAPEPAFVTAQLDAVFDDIRIDAVKIGMLANAGIARAVADALRRHKPKHIVLDTVMISKSNHALLLPDAVAAVRDELLPLADLLTPNLPEAAALLGVQAATDEAGMVEQGEALRALGARAVLMKGGHLSAADSPDWLVQDSGTLRLGGPRVPVKNTHGTGCTLSSAITALIPQRADLASAVADAKLYLTGALQASDRLDVGSGVGPVHHFYRWW, from the coding sequence ATGACTCAACCCATTCCCAATGTGCTGACGATCGCCGGTTCCGATTCCGGCGGCGGCGCCGGCATTCAAGCCGATCTGAAGGCTTTCTCGGCGCTCGGTGCGTATGGCGCGAGCGTGATCACCGCGCTCACCGCGCAGAACACACGCGGCGTCACGGCGATTCATGCGCCGGAACCCGCCTTCGTTACCGCGCAACTCGATGCGGTGTTCGACGACATCCGTATCGATGCCGTGAAGATCGGCATGCTGGCGAATGCGGGAATCGCGCGTGCGGTCGCCGACGCGCTGCGGCGGCACAAGCCGAAGCACATCGTGCTCGATACCGTGATGATTTCGAAGAGCAATCACGCACTGCTGCTGCCGGATGCGGTTGCAGCCGTGCGTGACGAATTGCTCCCGCTGGCCGATCTGCTGACGCCGAATCTGCCGGAAGCCGCGGCCTTGCTAGGCGTTCAAGCCGCCACGGATGAAGCCGGCATGGTCGAACAAGGTGAAGCACTGCGTGCGCTTGGCGCGCGGGCGGTGCTGATGAAGGGCGGCCACCTGAGCGCGGCGGACAGTCCCGACTGGCTCGTGCAGGACAGCGGCACGCTGCGCTTGGGCGGCCCGCGCGTGCCGGTGAAGAATACGCATGGGACGGGCTGCACGCTGTCGTCGGCGATTACGGCACTGATTCCGCAGCGCGCCGATCTGGCGAGCGCCGTCGCCGATGCCAAGCTGTACCTGACCGGCGCGCTGCAGGCGAGCGACCGGCTGGACGTCGGCAGCGGTGTGGGGCCAGTGCATCATTTTTACCGGTGGTGGTGA
- a CDS encoding DUF1853 family protein codes for MDASGPAARFAGAPGAHAAALGNLLDTLREPVVRDLAWLLLSADLLRAQPPVGALASPFGTQQELDATVDWLRALDADPADLRRDLAAIRITRLGRYAERLLGWFLQHGPAARLVAAGVPLRHAGVTLGECDFLVQTRQGAHLHWELAVKCYLHAGESRAQSAAQSAASLADYVGPNLKDRFDLKLAHVLNHQLPLSARDEFAAVGHAGPWTPQMFIKGWLFYRAGETPVDPVELDPSHGRGWWVTRSEWLDFAAAHAQKWRILPRLEWLAPRRHEQGEAEAAGIAFVDAHALAEQTSPQHGPTMVAAFADDGMGNLIERSRGFIVRDDWPEHAQAYARQ; via the coding sequence ATGGACGCGAGCGGGCCGGCGGCGCGCTTCGCCGGCGCACCCGGCGCACACGCGGCGGCTCTCGGGAACCTGCTCGATACATTGCGCGAACCGGTCGTGCGCGATCTCGCGTGGCTGCTGCTGAGCGCCGATTTGTTGCGCGCGCAACCACCCGTGGGCGCGCTCGCCAGTCCTTTCGGCACGCAGCAGGAACTTGATGCGACTGTCGACTGGTTACGCGCGTTGGATGCCGATCCAGCCGACCTGCGGCGCGATCTCGCCGCGATCCGCATCACGCGTCTTGGCCGTTACGCCGAACGGCTCCTCGGATGGTTTCTGCAACATGGACCAGCGGCGCGGCTGGTCGCGGCCGGCGTTCCGTTGCGGCACGCCGGCGTCACGCTCGGTGAATGTGATTTTCTCGTGCAGACGCGGCAGGGCGCGCACCTGCATTGGGAACTGGCGGTGAAGTGTTATCTGCACGCGGGCGAAAGCCGCGCGCAGTCGGCCGCACAGTCGGCGGCGAGTTTGGCCGACTACGTCGGGCCGAATCTGAAAGACCGCTTCGATCTGAAGCTCGCGCATGTGCTGAATCATCAATTGCCGTTGAGCGCGCGCGACGAGTTCGCAGCGGTTGGCCATGCAGGGCCGTGGACGCCGCAGATGTTCATCAAAGGCTGGTTGTTCTATCGCGCCGGCGAGACGCCGGTTGATCCGGTCGAGCTCGATCCGTCGCATGGGCGAGGCTGGTGGGTGACCCGCAGCGAGTGGCTGGACTTCGCCGCGGCGCATGCGCAAAAGTGGCGCATACTGCCTCGCCTGGAATGGCTCGCGCCGAGGCGCCACGAACAGGGTGAGGCAGAGGCCGCGGGGATCGCTTTTGTCGATGCACATGCGCTCGCTGAGCAAACTTCGCCTCAGCATGGACCAACGATGGTCGCAGCGTTTGCCGACGACGGCATGGGTAACTTGATAGAGCGCTCGCGCGGCTTCATCGTCCGCGACGATTGGCCGGAGCACGCACAGGCTTACGCTCGGCAATAG
- a CDS encoding uracil-DNA glycosylase, protein MALHESVLEEFGLAPLWVRRGMSAAQESTAEVAVELGVAGSTDQVARRDDPRMAAREASSSVLAEDGRDGVRAAPRTVDARQADSARVQGERGAPVHTDQASPPAETHDRLDRQTPARASDAPPDDDFAWFDDQPVQAPVEARREAPEPASIQTLDWDALSERVAACERCRLCEKRTNTVFGVGDRNADWMLIGEAPGENEDRLGEPFVGQAGKLLDNMLRALTLARDSNVYIANVIKCRPPGNRNPEPDEVARCEPYLQRQVALVKPKLIVALGRFAAQSLLKTDASISSLRGRVHEYEGVPVIVTYHPAYLLRSLPDKAKAWADLCLARDTWLAAGGAPSNAAK, encoded by the coding sequence ATGGCGCTGCATGAATCGGTACTGGAAGAGTTCGGACTGGCGCCGCTGTGGGTGCGTCGCGGGATGTCGGCGGCGCAGGAGAGCACGGCCGAGGTGGCTGTCGAGCTGGGCGTTGCCGGGTCGACGGATCAGGTAGCGCGTCGCGACGATCCGCGGATGGCGGCGCGTGAGGCATCGTCGTCCGTGCTTGCCGAGGACGGGCGTGACGGCGTGCGCGCGGCGCCGCGAACCGTCGACGCTCGACAAGCCGATTCCGCACGCGTGCAGGGCGAGCGCGGCGCGCCGGTTCATACGGATCAAGCGTCGCCGCCTGCCGAAACGCACGATCGATTGGATCGCCAGACTCCGGCACGCGCAAGCGATGCGCCACCCGACGACGATTTCGCATGGTTCGACGATCAGCCGGTCCAGGCCCCCGTTGAAGCGCGCCGTGAGGCGCCTGAGCCCGCCTCGATCCAGACGCTCGACTGGGACGCGTTGAGCGAGCGGGTCGCCGCCTGTGAACGCTGCCGTCTGTGCGAGAAACGCACGAACACGGTATTCGGCGTCGGCGATCGCAATGCCGACTGGATGCTGATCGGCGAAGCGCCGGGTGAGAACGAAGACCGCCTGGGTGAGCCGTTCGTCGGCCAGGCCGGCAAGCTGCTCGACAATATGCTGCGCGCGCTCACGCTCGCGCGTGACAGCAATGTCTATATCGCCAACGTAATCAAGTGCCGTCCGCCGGGCAACCGCAATCCCGAGCCGGACGAAGTCGCGCGTTGCGAGCCTTATCTGCAACGCCAGGTCGCGCTGGTGAAGCCGAAGCTGATCGTCGCGCTGGGCCGCTTCGCCGCGCAAAGTCTGCTGAAAACCGATGCGAGCATTTCATCGCTGCGCGGCCGCGTGCACGAATATGAAGGGGTGCCGGTCATCGTCACCTATCACCCGGCGTATCTGCTGCGCAGCCTGCCCGACAAGGCGAAGGCCTGGGCGGACCTGTGTCTCGCGCGCGACACGTGGCTCGCGGCGGGCGGCGCGCCGTCCAACGCGGCAAAGTGA
- the rimI gene encoding ribosomal protein S18-alanine N-acetyltransferase — translation MSGVLLADRYMSPMTEADLDEVAAIEKIAYEFPWSRGNFGDSLRNGYFGICLRHVTGTLIGYCVLMPVVDEMHLLNLCVAPAAQGAGAGLALLREAVRITRAEKLDGLLLEVRPSNHRAIRLYERFGFASIGRRKNYYPARHRSREDAIVMRFSFATEGADGAA, via the coding sequence ATGAGCGGGGTGCTGCTGGCGGACCGTTATATGTCGCCGATGACCGAAGCCGATCTGGACGAGGTCGCGGCCATCGAAAAGATCGCCTACGAATTCCCCTGGAGCCGTGGCAATTTCGGCGACTCGCTGCGCAACGGCTATTTCGGCATCTGCTTGCGTCACGTGACCGGCACGCTGATCGGGTATTGCGTGCTGATGCCGGTCGTCGATGAAATGCATCTGCTCAATTTGTGCGTGGCGCCCGCCGCACAAGGTGCCGGTGCCGGGCTCGCGCTGCTGCGTGAGGCGGTGCGCATTACGCGCGCCGAAAAACTCGACGGCCTGCTACTCGAAGTGCGGCCCTCGAATCACCGGGCTATCCGGCTTTACGAGCGCTTTGGCTTTGCGTCGATCGGCCGGCGCAAAAACTATTATCCGGCACGGCATCGCAGCCGGGAGGATGCGATCGTGATGCGTTTCTCGTTTGCCACGGAGGGCGCAGATGGCGCTGCATGA